A window from Cygnus olor isolate bCygOlo1 chromosome 13, bCygOlo1.pri.v2, whole genome shotgun sequence encodes these proteins:
- the LOC121077273 gene encoding rho-related GTP-binding protein RhoG-like, with protein sequence MQTIKCVVVGDGAVGKTCLLISYTTNAFPEEYIPTVFDNYSAQMTVDGRTVSLNLWDTAGQEEYDRLRTLSYPQTNVFVICFSIGSPSSYANVRHKWHPEVSHHCPNVPILLVGTKRDLRNDLETVKKLKEQSLAPTTPQQGTSLAKQIGAVKYLECSALNQEGVREVFAEAVRAVLYPVTKKNTRKCVLL encoded by the coding sequence ATGCAGACTATAAAGTGCGTAGTTGTTGGAGATGGCGCTGTGGGAAAAACTTGTCTTCTCATCAGCTATACCACCAATGCCTTCCCCGAAGAGTACATCCCTACTGTGTTTGACAACTATAGTGCCCAAATGACTGTTGATGGCCGGACGGTTAGCCTGAATCTCTGGGACACTGCAGGCCAGGAGGAATACGACCGTCTGCGCACACTCTCGTATCCTCAAACCAATGTATTTGTCATCTGTTTCTCCATTGGTAGCCCCTCTTCCTATGCAAATGTGAGGCACAAATGGCACCCTGAAGTTTCTCACCACTGTCCTAATGTTCCCATTCTTTTAGTGGGCACGAAGAGAGACTTGAGAAACGACCTGGAAACAGTTAAAAAGTTGAAAGAGCAAAGCTTGGCTCCCACTACCCCGCAACAGGGGACTTCACTGGCTAAACAAATTGGAGCAGTCAAATATTTGGAGTGCTCAGCGTTGAATCAGGAGGGTGTTCGGGAGGTGTTTGCTGAAGCTGTTCGTGCAGTTCTGTATCCTGTGACAAAgaagaacacaagaaaatgtGTCTTATTGTAA